The DNA window TCGACGCCGTAGATCGGTTCGAGCGTCCTGGCCGACAGGACGATGAACGAGTCCCCCCAGCCCAGCTGAGCCCGAATCGCGGGCCTGCTGCCCGGGCGAAAGTGCTTCAGGTCGACACCCCAGGGGAAGACCACCAGCTTGCTTTCGGACGCGCCAAGCTCGATTGCTCGCCGCCGGGCCGCTTGGCAGTCGCAGAGGACCAGATCACTGTGGGTGAGGACATACTTCGCCTGCCAGCGGCCCAATCCCCCTGCGGCGTCACGCAGCAGATCAGAACCCCATGACATGCTGACCAGAGGCCGGGCGCCGGCCAGAGCGGCGGGGAAGGCGCCCTGCTGAATGGGTCCGGCATGCACGAGCGTCGGCCGGTAGGCTCGAATGGCCATGGCCAGGTTGCGCCGCACCCCGATGGCCCCCAGCCGCCGATCACCTGTCCCGGCCGGCGACGGGGTCAGGTCCCGCACGCCCGGCGGAAGGGGCTGTCCTGCTGGCGGACCTGACAGCCTGAACCAGCCGACATCGAGCCCGGCCGCCGTGATCGCCCGCAGGAACCGCCGGTCATGGACCGTTGAGCCCCGCGACACATAGAGCACCCGCATCAAGCTACCGCCCCGATGCCTGGGTGTCGCGGCTCAGGATCGAACCATCGTCCAACGCAGTGCCTCGCCCGCCGCCACGCCTTCCCGCAAGGTCACGCCGAGGACCGCTTCGATCTCGTGAGGCAGGATGGCCCC is part of the Anaerolineales bacterium genome and encodes:
- a CDS encoding glycosyltransferase produces the protein MRVLYVSRGSTVHDRRFLRAITAAGLDVGWFRLSGPPAGQPLPPGVRDLTPSPAGTGDRRLGAIGVRRNLAMAIRAYRPTLVHAGPIQQGAFPAALAGARPLVSMSWGSDLLRDAAGGLGRWQAKYVLTHSDLVLCDCQAARRRAIELGASESKLVVFPWGVDLKHFRPGSRPAIRAQLGWGDSFIVLSARTLEPIYGVDVVVEGFLRAADEEPKLRLLVLSDGSQRGPLERRIAKAGMKSRVHFAGVIDETKLPDYYRAADLYVSASHSDGSSVTLLEAMACGLPVLASEILGNREWVAASVNGWLFPDGDAQALASGLRGACAAADRLREMGKVGRATVEARADWSSNSRMLVDAYQLVTSQAKRNAP